A part of Entelurus aequoreus isolate RoL-2023_Sb linkage group LG10, RoL_Eaeq_v1.1, whole genome shotgun sequence genomic DNA contains:
- the LOC133659275 gene encoding uncharacterized protein LOC133659275 — MASCASCTILTERLALLEGRVRQLEQSNVVTLDVADTSASVSCSELTSPACSSPKRPTSYGVPVETHNRFSSLASPTPQSTGHHTLVIGDSITRNIKLSKPATIKCIPGARAPDIEANLRELTRNRPSKHVRQANRTTNYANIVVHVGSNDTRMRQSEITKRNIARTCDLARKMSRHRVIVSGPLPARGNDERYSRLVSLNKWLASYCRTQGLTFIDNWPSFWGKPGLLMRDGLHPNQEGAIILSRNIDYYLSLT, encoded by the coding sequence atggcttcctgcgcgtcttgcaccatactcacggagaggttggctctgctagagggccgtgtccgccagttagagcagagtaatgtcgtaactttagatgttgcggacacatctgctagcgttagctgtagcgagctaactagcccagcttgtagcagtcctaagcggcctacaagctacggtgtaccggttgagacgcataatagatttagctctttagctagtcctacaccccagtctaccgggcaccacaccttagttataggggactccatcacccgaaacataaagcttagcaaaccagccacaataaagtgtatccccggggccagagcacctgacattgaagctaatcttagggagctaactcgcaacaggcctagtaaacacgtacgacaggctaatcgcaccactaattatgcgaatatagttgtacacgttggctccaatgacactagaatgagacagtcagagattacaaagagaaacatagccaggacttgtgatctcgccagaaagatgtccaggcatcgagtaattgtctctggccccctgcctgcgagaggcaatgatgagagatatagcagattagtctcgcttaacaagtggttggctagctactgtaggacgcagggactaacgtttattgataactggccctctttctggggcaaaccaggcttgctgatgagagacggccttcaccctaaccaggaaggcgccatcatcctgtctagaaacatagactactatttaagtctcacttga